A window of the Archocentrus centrarchus isolate MPI-CPG fArcCen1 chromosome 17, fArcCen1, whole genome shotgun sequence genome harbors these coding sequences:
- the jcadb gene encoding junctional protein associated with coronary artery disease, with protein MLAIDQGVKQKDRPIYYPRGGELRQDYFAQHSAITGMEPPGYIPPPSYKRAPPPRAVSVNRNEMANLRWRAEALQMPMSDPGRWFYRQASSSWLEPYGERSASYRKQVLSSGHEEQPGHARQLPTEDPRAKQISGGPGGSSLTDSDKTRIINKEIPSTKILGQSTHDSAFPPQQGPAPNTETRKTAPSDSDSSNRWPNRGINKKSDSVASEQTRTPFLPSSILGKPPPPPCKPADQGVSETVTEVKKAEQPEPPEKDKTKNLKKRLSETIFCLVSVPVTPQLTGTIRDQNNNNEKSPDPADSPSGNKTGHLTNQSLQSTSSAEAELQALTGSIASSKTSSRASSKMFKKLPCRPPKINHYKELKLSGSWPANQYRDQETQTSPEARKAAPENKEAQQDPVPPGTEVSSDSSGVVGTPFSFPIKGVKSLKLSSNSAFSLTSTFSNQLNKSTAQQPAVPPSGNVEETKPAANKGQEKFESFLLKPASQRPWDAVKELETIKKEVQDQQQQQSSKQASVDKCIEDLNEAYKDILELGTASNKVPNGSVQIPERIKIRLTSEPLNKPSSLRRSAVSWSVDPEYREVKSAFSRPATKSVTFSKQLREELPVPPRETGFREYRVVAHLSRRRSNDGRTVKLDLPDEPIETPLCDFSPATHTTAAEVPWADRQPMQDASTLTSPPDYEDICQALRQSRDPSDVSKASAGHSRPNDTETLQDLSAESEEECPICKRELENQMRQGPLPPLHEENSSDSSANQNGSPPQCTALESPAEDTKTEEPSESCLNQSGSEVCPEEREQHLLTQENVGEGEKTDRAQAENLDSLCIVNPAESIPAHGATEDLSSAVTVLATDLPTDPQVTEEQSVNETGTKEEKLEDKEATAGETPEGSAGQQTAEAQDNAMPADKQEQEKKPFAMPEHRLGLRTHLGRDLPGLPEFPPDRLPLSVPPNLDRRLSLSLEGERRSKGPSQRIEALQNKLAISPGRVAVERLARMRDVDVMYRVRRLSIRSTDSGEGETEAEGEGREVQAEELNPAPQTGKDNEQEVTDSQEDPETVLPDEEKSPLSEPQ; from the exons ATGCTTGCTATTGACCAGGGTgtcaaacaaaaagacaggccTATCTATTATCCAAGGGGTGGGGAGCTAAGACAAGACTATTTCGCACAACATTCTGCCATCACAGGAATGGAGCCTCCTGGCTATATCCCGCCCCCATCTTATAAAAGAGCCCCACCTCCaagagcagtttcagttaacCGCAATGAAATGGCAAACTTAAGATGGAGGGCAGAAGCTTTGCAGATGCCCATGTCAGATCCTGGAAGGTGGTTTTACAGACAGGCAAGTAGTTCCTGGCTGGAACCTTATGGAGAACGTAGTGCGTCCTATCGAAAACAGGTACTTTCTTCTGGACACGAAGAACAACCAGGTCATGCCCGTCAATTACCCACTGAAGACCCAAGAGCGAAACAAATCTCAGGAGGGCCTGGCGGAAGTTCTCTAACAGATTCAGACAAGACACGCATCATCAACAAAGAGATTCCGTCCACTAAGATTTTAGGACAATCTACACATGATAGTGCCTTTCCTCCCCAACAGGGGCCAGCTCCCAATACCGAAACCCGTAAAACAGCTCCCAGTGACAGTGACAGCAGTAATCGATGGCCCAACAGGggaataaacaaaaaaagtgacagTGTAGCTTCGGAGCAAACCCGTACTCCATTTTTACCTTCATCTATTCTGGGTAAACCACCGCCACCTCCATGTAAGCCGGCTGACCAGGGTGTGTCTGAAACTGTGACAGAAGTAAAAAAGGCAGAGCAACCTGAACcaccagaaaaagacaaaaccaAGAATCTGAAAAAGAGACTCAGTGAAACAATTTTTTGTTTGGTGTCTGTCCCCGTTACTCCGCAGCTCACTGGTACAATTCGTGATCAGAATAATAACAATGAGAAGTCGCCAGACCCAGCGGACAGTCCCAGTGGCAACAAAACTGGCCATTTAACAAACCAAAGTCTCCAAAGCACATCTTCAGCTGAAGCTGAGCTGCAAGCACTAACTGGTAGCATAGCGAGCAGCAAAACAAGCAGTAGAGCAAGcagcaaaatgtttaaaaaactaCCCTGTAGACCCCCTAAGATAAATCACTACAAGGAGCTGAAGCTGTCAGGATCCTGGCCTGCAAACCAGTATCGAGATCAGGAGACACAAACTAGCCCAGAGGCCCGAAAAGCTGCCCCTGAAAACAAGGAAGCACAACAAGACCCTGTTCCTCCTGGCACTGAAGTAAGCTCTGATAGCAGCGGTGTAGTGGGCACTCCCTTCAGTTTTCCTATAAAGGGAGTGAAGAGCCTGAAACTTTCAAGCAACAGCGCCTTCTCCCTGACCTCCACCTTCTCCAACCAGCTGAACAAGAGCACAGCTCAGCAGCCAGCAGTACCACCCTCAGGAAATGTGGAGGAGACCAAACCAGCAGCAAACAAAGGACAGGAGAAATTTGAGTCGTTCCTTTTGAAACCCGCCAGCCAGCGACCATGGGATGCAGTCAAAGAGCTGGAGACTattaaaaaagaagtccaggatcagcagcagcaacagagcAGCAAACAGGCCAGTGTTGACAAGTGCATAGAGGACCTTAACGAAGCCTACAAAGACATCTTGGAGCTAGGTACTGCCAGCAATAAAGTCCCAAATGGTTCCGTCCAAATCCCTGAGCGTATCAAAATCCGACTGACATCAGAACCTCTCAACAAGCCCAGCAGCCTTAGGCGCAGTGCAGTAAGCTGGTCTGTTGACCCGGAATACAGGGAAGTGAAGAGCGCCTTCTCCAGGCCTGCAACAAAGTCGGTAACCTTCAGCAAGCAGCTTAGGGAGGAGCTCCCGGTGCCACCTCGGGAGACAGGCTTCAGAGAATACAGGGTTGTTGCGCATCTTTCGCGCAGAAGGAGCAATGATGGCAGGACAGTAAAGCTAGACCTGCCAGATGAGCCAATCGAAACACCTCTTTGTGACTTTAGTCCAGCAACGCacaccacagcagctgaggTGCCATGGGCAGATAGACAGCCCATGCAGGATGCCTctacactcactagtcctccaGATTATGAAGACATATGCCAGGCTTTGCGTCAGTCTAGAGACCCGTCGGATGTCAGTAAAGCATCTGCAGGCCATTCCAGACCTAATGACACAGAGACTCTTCAAGATCTCAGCGCTGAATCAGAGGAGGAGTGCCCTATTTGTAAAAGAGAGCTTGAGAATCAAATGAGACAGGGTCCATTGCCTCCACTTCACGAGGAGAACAGCTCAGACAGCTCGGCCAATCAAAATGGCAGTCCGCCACAATGCACGGCATTAGAAAGTCCAGCAGAAGATACAAAAACAGAGGAGCCAAGCGAGTCATGTTTAAATCAGTCAGGTTCTGAAGTGTGTCCTGAAGAAAGGGAGCAGCATTTACTGACACAGGAGAATGTGGGAGAGGGTGAAAAAACAGACCGTGCTCAAGCAGAAAACTTGGACAGTTTGTGCATAGTTAATCCTGCTGAGAGCATACCAGCGCATGGAGCTACAGAGGATCTCTCCTCTGCAGTCACAGTATTAGCAACTGATCTGCCTACAGACCCCCAAGTCACAGAGGAACAGAGTGTTAATGAAACAGGAACTAAGGAAGAAAAATTAGAAGATAAAGAAGCCACTGCAGGAGAAACACCTGAAGGCAGTGCAGGCCAACAGACAGCTGAGGCACAAGACAATGCAATGCCAGCTGACAAGCAGGAGCAAGAGAAGAAGCCATTTGCTATGCCAGAGCATAGACTTGGTCTACGGACACATCTGGGGCGAGACCTCCCCGGGTTACCAGAGTTTCCGCCGGATAGACTGCCACTTTCAGTCCCCCCAAACCTAGACCGCAGATTATCTCTTAGCTTGGAGGGTGAGCGGAGGAGCAAGGGCCCCTCCCAGCGAATTGAAGCATTGCAGAACAAACTGGCTATTTCTCCAGGTCGGGTGGCAGTTGAGCGACTTGCTCGGATGAGAGACGTGGATGTTATGTATCGCGTGAGGCGCTTAAGCATCAGGAGTACTGACTCTGGGGAAGgggagacagaggcagaaggGGAGGGCAGGGAAGTACAAGCAGAGGAGCTCAATCCTGCTCCTCAAACGGGCAAAGACAATGAGCAAGAGGTCACTGATTCACAGGAGGACCCAGAGACAGTGTTGCCAGATGAAGAGAAGTCACCTCTCTCAG AACCCCAATGA